From one Rhodoferax sp. PAMC 29310 genomic stretch:
- a CDS encoding histone deacetylase family protein — translation MAMTGYFTHSDCRKHEMGPGHPECPERLDAIEDRLLSSGLSIALDRREASKAPLTDIELAHGRMHVASLRGLSDGLKDEIDAGGPSHAQLDPDTSLNVFTWDAALRSAGAAIDATDAVISGELANAFCAVRPPGHHACRDKAMGFCFFNNVAIAAKYALERHGLKRVAIVDFDVHHGNGTEDIVAGDQRILMTSFYQHPFYPMDTVHSTASNLVNMPVPAYTKGAEIRELIETHWIPRLEAFRPEMIFISAGFDAHREDDMGQMGLVEQDYAWITQRLKDVAERHAKGRIVSCLEGGYVLSALARSVEAHVRVLADV, via the coding sequence ATGGCCATGACCGGATACTTCACCCACTCTGATTGCCGCAAACATGAAATGGGCCCGGGCCACCCCGAATGCCCTGAGCGGCTCGATGCCATCGAAGACCGCCTCTTAAGTTCCGGTTTGAGCATTGCCCTTGACCGTCGAGAGGCATCAAAAGCCCCGCTGACAGACATTGAGCTGGCCCATGGCCGGATGCATGTTGCCTCCTTGCGCGGCCTGAGCGACGGCCTCAAAGATGAAATTGACGCGGGCGGACCCAGTCATGCCCAGCTTGACCCTGACACCTCCTTGAATGTTTTCACTTGGGACGCTGCATTGCGCTCTGCGGGTGCGGCAATTGATGCCACTGATGCGGTGATATCAGGTGAGTTGGCCAACGCCTTTTGTGCGGTGCGCCCCCCGGGACACCACGCCTGCCGGGACAAAGCCATGGGCTTCTGCTTTTTCAACAACGTGGCCATTGCCGCCAAATACGCTTTGGAGCGTCACGGTTTGAAACGCGTGGCGATTGTTGACTTTGACGTGCACCATGGGAATGGCACTGAAGACATTGTGGCCGGTGATCAACGTATTTTGATGACCAGTTTTTATCAGCATCCTTTCTACCCTATGGATACCGTGCACTCCACCGCCAGCAATTTGGTCAACATGCCTGTTCCTGCGTACACCAAAGGCGCAGAGATTCGTGAGTTAATCGAGACGCACTGGATTCCCCGCCTGGAGGCGTTTCGCCCTGAGATGATCTTTATCAGTGCCGGTTTTGATGCTCACCGGGAAGACGATATGGGTCAAATGGGACTGGTTGAGCAAGACTACGCATGGATCACTCAGCGGCTGAAAGATGTGGCGGAGCGCCATGCCAAAGGGCGCATTGTTTCCTGTTTGGAGGGGGGCTACGTGCTGAGTGCACTGGCCCGCAGCGTGGAGGCGCACGTTCGGGTATTGGCCGATGTCTGA
- a CDS encoding mechanosensitive ion channel family protein, translated as MSEGGIPSLEGWIAALTRPAALAELAALVASGVLAWAFCLGISRASGPPDKTSILFGRRIVDGALFPLLWLPLAYLAQALLARWVPMAVFKIAIPVLMALVVIRVGVKVLQVAFGNTRLIRVLERTISWVAWLAMVLWVSGLLPLILDELDRVTWTIGGSSMSIRTLIEGILTAGAVLIIALWISSAIEARLLRAATGGALSLRKAVSNATRAFLMFVGLLVALSAVGIDLTALSVLGGAIGVGVGFGLQKLASNYVSGFVILAERSMRIGDNVRVDNFEGVITQINARYTVIRSLGGRESIVPNELLIITRVENLSLSDSRVWLSTLVSVSYDSDVELVMGLLQKAASSQNRVLNDPAPSVTLINFGADGLELKVGYWISDPENGSDGLKSLINLEILRSLREHHIEIPFPQRVVHTAPLEKLPVMPL; from the coding sequence ATGTCTGAGGGCGGTATCCCCTCCTTGGAGGGCTGGATTGCCGCGTTGACTAGACCCGCCGCATTGGCGGAGTTGGCCGCTCTTGTGGCCAGCGGTGTGTTGGCTTGGGCCTTTTGCCTCGGTATTTCACGGGCCTCTGGGCCACCTGACAAGACCTCCATTCTGTTTGGTCGACGCATTGTGGATGGCGCTCTGTTCCCTCTACTTTGGCTGCCATTGGCCTATCTGGCGCAGGCCTTGTTGGCCCGGTGGGTGCCGATGGCGGTGTTCAAGATTGCCATTCCCGTCCTGATGGCTTTGGTCGTCATTCGAGTGGGCGTCAAAGTACTGCAAGTTGCCTTTGGCAACACCCGCTTGATTCGCGTACTGGAACGTACTATTTCCTGGGTGGCTTGGTTGGCGATGGTGTTGTGGGTGAGCGGTCTGCTGCCCCTGATACTCGATGAGTTAGACCGCGTGACATGGACCATTGGTGGCTCCAGCATGTCGATTCGCACCCTGATTGAGGGCATTCTGACTGCCGGTGCGGTATTGATCATTGCCCTTTGGATTTCCTCGGCCATTGAGGCCCGTCTGCTGCGCGCCGCTACGGGGGGGGCGTTGTCATTACGCAAGGCGGTCAGCAACGCGACGCGTGCTTTTTTGATGTTTGTCGGCCTGTTGGTGGCCTTGTCTGCGGTCGGTATTGACCTGACGGCCCTGTCGGTGCTGGGTGGTGCGATTGGTGTCGGTGTCGGGTTTGGATTGCAAAAACTGGCATCTAACTACGTTAGTGGATTTGTCATTCTGGCGGAGCGCAGCATGCGCATTGGTGACAACGTGCGGGTGGACAATTTTGAGGGGGTCATCACCCAAATCAATGCGCGATACACCGTGATTCGTTCTTTGGGGGGGCGGGAGTCCATTGTTCCCAACGAACTCTTGATCATCACCCGGGTGGAAAACCTGTCTCTGTCAGATTCAAGGGTCTGGCTGTCCACCCTGGTGTCTGTGTCCTATGACAGTGATGTGGAGTTGGTGATGGGGTTGTTGCAGAAAGCAGCCTCCAGTCAGAACAGGGTGCTGAATGACCCTGCGCCTTCGGTGACGCTGATCAATTTTGGGGCAGACGGTTTGGAGTTGAAAGTGGGGTATTGGATTTCCGACCCTGAGAACGGCAGTGACGGGCTGAAGTCACTGATTAACCTTGAAATCCTTCGTTCGCTGCGCGAACACCACATCGAGATTCCATTCCCCCAGCGCGTGGTACACACTGCGCCGCTTGAGAAATTGCCAGTCATGCCGCTATAA
- a CDS encoding electron transfer flavoprotein subunit beta/FixA family protein has protein sequence MKALVAVKRVVDYNVKVRVKSDQTGVDIANVKMSMNPFDEIAVEEAVRLKEKGIVTEIIAVSCGVTQCQETLRTAMAIGADRAILVETSEELQPLAVAKLLKALFDKEQPGLVFLGKQAIDDDCNQTGQMLAALADLPQATFANKVEVVDGKASVTREVDGGLETLSITLPAVITTDLRLNEPRYVTLPNIMKAKKKQLDIFKPEDLGVDVTPRIKTLKVTEPAKRSAGIMVPDVATLVDKLKNVSKVI, from the coding sequence ATGAAAGCCCTGGTCGCAGTCAAACGCGTGGTGGATTACAACGTCAAGGTCCGCGTCAAATCGGATCAAACTGGCGTGGATATCGCTAACGTCAAAATGAGCATGAACCCGTTCGATGAAATCGCTGTGGAAGAGGCTGTTCGATTGAAAGAAAAAGGAATCGTCACCGAAATCATTGCGGTTTCTTGCGGCGTGACCCAGTGTCAGGAAACTTTGCGCACCGCCATGGCAATCGGCGCAGATCGGGCCATTCTGGTGGAAACATCGGAAGAGTTGCAGCCTTTGGCGGTTGCCAAGTTGTTGAAAGCCTTGTTTGACAAAGAGCAGCCTGGATTGGTGTTTCTTGGTAAGCAAGCCATTGACGATGATTGCAACCAGACTGGTCAAATGTTGGCCGCCCTGGCCGACTTGCCACAAGCCACTTTTGCCAACAAGGTCGAAGTGGTCGACGGCAAGGCTTCCGTGACCCGTGAAGTGGACGGCGGTCTGGAGACCCTGTCGATCACGCTGCCAGCGGTTATCACCACTGATTTGCGCTTGAATGAGCCACGCTACGTGACCTTGCCCAACATCATGAAGGCCAAGAAGAAGCAGCTCGATATTTTCAAACCCGAAGACTTGGGTGTGGACGTGACACCGCGTATCAAGACACTGAAAGTGACAGAGCCCGCCAAGCGCAGCGCCGGCATCATGGTGCCCGATGTGGCTACTCTGGTGGACAAGCTGAAAAACGTTTCTAAAGTCATCTGA
- a CDS encoding electron transfer flavoprotein subunit alpha/FixB family protein has translation MTSLVIAEHDNATIKAATLNTVTAAVKCGGDVHVLVAGANASAAAAQAAQIAGVSKVLHVEGEGFAHGLAENVAAQVLALASAYSHIVFPATASGKNIAPRVAAKLDVAQISDVTQVDSADTFERPIYAGNAIAIVQSLDVIKVLTVRTTGFDPAAATGGSATVESVTAVPANDKAVFVKAEIAKNDRPELTSAKIIVSGGRALASAEKFNEVMTPLADKLGAAMGASRAAVDAGYAPNDWQVGQTGKIVAPQLYIACGISGAIQHLAGMKDSKVIVAINKDAEAPIFSVADYGLEADLFVAVPELVAAL, from the coding sequence ATGACATCACTCGTTATTGCAGAACACGACAACGCGACTATCAAAGCCGCTACCCTAAATACCGTGACCGCCGCCGTCAAATGCGGTGGTGACGTGCACGTGCTGGTCGCCGGCGCCAATGCATCGGCAGCCGCCGCACAAGCCGCCCAAATTGCCGGCGTGAGCAAGGTTTTGCATGTTGAAGGCGAAGGCTTTGCCCACGGACTTGCTGAAAACGTGGCCGCACAAGTGTTGGCATTGGCTTCGGCCTACAGCCACATCGTGTTTCCGGCGACGGCGTCGGGCAAGAATATTGCGCCCCGCGTGGCCGCCAAGCTGGATGTGGCACAAATCTCTGACGTGACCCAAGTCGACAGTGCGGACACGTTTGAGCGCCCCATTTATGCCGGCAATGCCATCGCCATTGTGCAAAGCCTGGATGTCATTAAGGTACTTACGGTGCGCACCACAGGCTTTGACCCAGCGGCTGCCACCGGGGGTTCTGCCACCGTGGAAAGCGTTACTGCCGTGCCGGCCAATGACAAGGCCGTGTTTGTGAAGGCCGAGATTGCCAAGAACGACCGGCCAGAACTGACCTCTGCCAAGATCATCGTCTCTGGTGGACGCGCCTTGGCCAGTGCCGAGAAGTTCAACGAAGTCATGACCCCGCTGGCAGACAAACTCGGGGCCGCCATGGGCGCCTCTCGCGCTGCCGTGGACGCAGGTTACGCACCCAACGATTGGCAAGTGGGCCAAACCGGAAAAATTGTAGCGCCTCAGCTCTACATTGCCTGCGGCATCAGCGGCGCGATCCAGCATTTGGCCGGCATGAAAGACTCCAAGGTGATTGTGGCGATCAACAAGGACGCTGAAGCACCGATCTTCTCTGTGGCCGACTACGGTTTGGAAGCTGACTTATTTGTGGCGGTTCCCGAACTGGTCGCCGCACTTTAA
- a CDS encoding acyl-CoA dehydrogenase, which produces MSYVAPVKDMMFNIQHLAGIEHIATLPGFEDAGLETAQAVLEEAAKFNEGVLSPLNWAGDQNPSSWKDGKVTATPGFKEAFAQFVQGGWQGLQHPVDCGGQGLPKLIGASVGEMQNSANMSFALCPLLTDGAIEALLTAGSDDLKATYLNNMVSGKWTGTMNLTEPQAGSDLAAVRSRAELQADGSYKVFGTKIYITWGEHDMTENIVHLVLARAAGAPEGVKGISLFVVPKFLVNTDCTLGPRNDVHCVSIEHKLGIKASPTAVLQFGDHGGATGFIVGEENRGLEYMFIMMNAARFGVGVQGIAIAERAYQKAVAFAKDRVQSRPVDGSQPAAAAIIHHPDVKRMLMTMRSYVEGCRAMATVAAAAYDTAHNHLDPETAKQNQAFYEFLVPLIKGYSTEMSLEVTSMGVQVHGGMGFIEETGAAQYYRDAKILTIYEGTTAIQANDLVGRKTARDGGQVAKGIAAQIEATEALLTERGDADALAVAKRLKAAREAFLDVVAFVATNTRSNPNAVFSGSVPYLMLAGNLVAGWQLGRSLLVAQDLIAAGVDVAFMKAKITTARFYADHHLTKVPGVRDAIVDGAQSVTELALDSF; this is translated from the coding sequence ATGAGTTATGTTGCCCCCGTTAAAGACATGATGTTCAACATTCAGCACCTCGCTGGCATTGAGCACATTGCGACACTACCCGGTTTTGAAGACGCCGGCCTGGAGACTGCCCAAGCGGTGCTGGAAGAGGCAGCCAAGTTCAACGAAGGCGTGTTGAGCCCTTTGAACTGGGCGGGTGACCAAAACCCATCGAGTTGGAAAGACGGCAAAGTGACCGCAACGCCCGGATTCAAAGAAGCTTTTGCTCAGTTTGTGCAGGGAGGCTGGCAGGGTTTGCAGCACCCGGTGGACTGTGGTGGCCAAGGGCTGCCCAAGCTGATTGGCGCCAGCGTGGGGGAAATGCAAAACTCCGCCAACATGAGCTTTGCGCTGTGCCCCTTGTTAACCGATGGTGCCATCGAAGCCTTGCTGACAGCGGGCTCTGACGATTTGAAGGCCACCTACTTGAACAACATGGTGAGCGGCAAATGGACCGGCACGATGAACTTGACCGAGCCGCAGGCGGGCAGCGACTTGGCGGCTGTGCGCAGCCGCGCTGAACTTCAAGCTGACGGCAGCTACAAAGTGTTCGGCACCAAAATTTATATCACCTGGGGTGAGCACGACATGACCGAAAACATCGTCCATTTGGTGTTGGCTCGCGCCGCAGGTGCCCCCGAAGGCGTCAAAGGCATCAGCCTGTTTGTGGTGCCCAAGTTCCTGGTCAATACCGATTGCACATTGGGCCCGCGCAACGACGTGCATTGCGTGAGCATCGAGCACAAGCTCGGGATCAAAGCCAGCCCGACGGCTGTGTTGCAATTCGGGGACCATGGTGGCGCCACGGGTTTCATTGTGGGCGAGGAAAACCGCGGCTTGGAATACATGTTCATCATGATGAACGCGGCCCGCTTTGGCGTGGGGGTTCAGGGCATTGCCATTGCAGAACGTGCCTACCAAAAGGCGGTTGCCTTCGCCAAAGACCGTGTGCAAAGTCGCCCCGTAGATGGCTCACAGCCTGCCGCTGCCGCCATCATCCATCACCCCGATGTGAAGCGTATGCTGATGACGATGCGCTCCTATGTCGAAGGCTGTCGCGCCATGGCCACGGTGGCCGCGGCTGCCTATGACACCGCCCACAACCATCTTGACCCAGAGACAGCCAAACAGAACCAGGCGTTTTATGAGTTCTTGGTACCACTGATCAAAGGCTACAGCACTGAAATGAGCTTGGAGGTCACGTCAATGGGCGTGCAAGTGCATGGTGGCATGGGTTTTATTGAGGAAACCGGCGCGGCCCAGTACTACCGTGACGCCAAGATTTTGACCATCTACGAAGGTACCACGGCCATTCAGGCCAATGATTTGGTAGGGCGCAAGACCGCGCGCGATGGTGGCCAGGTCGCGAAGGGCATTGCGGCTCAGATTGAAGCCACCGAAGCCTTGTTGACTGAGCGCGGTGACGCCGATGCCTTGGCGGTTGCCAAGCGCTTGAAAGCGGCCCGCGAGGCGTTTCTGGATGTGGTTGCTTTCGTGGCCACCAACACCCGCTCCAACCCCAACGCCGTGTTCTCTGGCAGCGTGCCTTACCTCATGCTGGCCGGTAACCTGGTCGCCGGTTGGCAATTGGGCCGCTCATTGCTGGTGGCGCAAGACCTAATCGCAGCCGGTGTCGACGTGGCCTTTATGAAGGCCAAGATCACAACGGCCCGCTTTTACGCCGACCACCATCTGACCAAAGTGCCAGGGGTGCGGGACGCCATCGTTGACGGTGCCCAGAGCGTGACCGAGCTGGCGCTGGATTCCTTTTAA
- a CDS encoding nitronate monooxygenase family protein: MSKLPAPLNNLPFPVIGSPLFIISNPKLVIAQCTAGVVGAMPALNARPAELLEEWLIEITEALAAHNKAHPDQPAAPFAINQIVHKSNERLEHDMAMCVKYKVPIIITSLGAREDINAAAHSYGGVVLHDVINNKHAHKAIEKGADGLIAVAAGAGGHAGVKSPFALIQEIRQWFDGPVALSGSISTGDAVLAAQAMGADFAYIGSAFIATEEARAADDYKQSIVDSNSDDIVYSNLFTGVHGNYLAPSIRNAGMDPDHLPESDPSKMNFAGDKTKAWKDIWGCGQGIGAVNKVQSAGDYIAQLKREYQAARDRLSLRN, translated from the coding sequence ATGTCCAAGTTACCCGCGCCTCTGAACAATTTGCCTTTTCCGGTGATCGGCTCGCCGCTGTTCATCATCAGCAATCCCAAGCTGGTGATTGCCCAGTGCACGGCTGGTGTCGTGGGCGCCATGCCGGCGCTTAATGCCCGCCCTGCCGAACTGCTGGAAGAGTGGCTGATTGAAATCACCGAGGCGTTGGCAGCCCACAACAAGGCGCATCCGGATCAACCGGCGGCGCCATTTGCCATCAACCAGATCGTGCACAAGAGCAATGAGCGACTGGAACACGACATGGCCATGTGCGTGAAATACAAGGTGCCCATCATCATCACCTCGCTGGGTGCGCGCGAGGACATTAACGCCGCGGCGCATTCCTACGGTGGTGTGGTGCTGCACGACGTCATTAACAACAAACACGCGCACAAGGCCATTGAGAAGGGTGCCGATGGCCTGATCGCCGTGGCAGCCGGCGCCGGTGGACACGCAGGGGTGAAGAGTCCGTTCGCCTTGATTCAGGAAATTCGCCAGTGGTTTGACGGCCCGGTGGCGCTCAGTGGTTCCATCTCAACGGGTGATGCGGTGCTGGCGGCGCAGGCCATGGGGGCTGACTTTGCCTACATTGGCTCCGCCTTTATTGCCACGGAAGAAGCGCGCGCCGCTGATGATTACAAACAGTCCATTGTCGATAGCAACTCGGACGACATCGTTTATAGCAATCTGTTCACCGGGGTGCACGGAAACTACCTGGCGCCCAGCATTCGCAATGCCGGCATGGACCCCGATCACCTGCCGGAAAGCGACCCGAGCAAGATGAACTTTGCTGGCGATAAGACCAAAGCCTGGAAAGACATTTGGGGTTGCGGACAAGGCATTGGTGCTGTCAACAAGGTGCAATCGGCAGGTGACTATATTGCACAACTGAAGCGTGAATACCAAGCGGCGCGCGATCGTTTGTCTTTGAGAAATTAA
- a CDS encoding glutathione S-transferase — MINSAPCPVLYSFRRCPYAMRARLALLASGQRCELREVVLRDKPAALLAVSSKATVPVLVTPEGQVIEQSLEIMLWTLRQNDPLAWLGEGESLLAPSLGLIQRCDGDFKHHLDRYKYPHRYDLPDGLAHRTLACEFLNDLNTRIQANGQLLRQTPCLADMAIAPFVRQFAHTDPGWFAAQPLSALQAWLIEFEASALFLRAMPKFAPWEPEQAPVIFPDNNLLSIR, encoded by the coding sequence ATGATTAACTCTGCGCCCTGCCCCGTTCTCTATTCGTTTCGCCGCTGCCCCTATGCGATGCGGGCCCGGTTGGCGCTATTGGCTAGTGGGCAACGATGCGAACTGCGTGAAGTGGTGCTGCGCGACAAGCCTGCTGCCTTGCTGGCGGTATCGTCCAAGGCCACGGTTCCGGTGCTGGTCACGCCTGAAGGACAGGTGATCGAGCAAAGTCTGGAGATCATGCTTTGGACCTTACGCCAGAATGACCCATTGGCGTGGCTGGGAGAAGGGGAATCTTTGCTGGCACCCTCGTTGGGCTTGATCCAACGCTGTGACGGTGACTTCAAGCACCACCTGGACCGCTACAAGTACCCCCACCGCTATGACTTGCCAGATGGGTTGGCCCATCGGACTTTGGCGTGCGAGTTCTTGAACGACTTGAACACCCGCATTCAGGCGAACGGACAACTTTTGCGCCAGACGCCCTGCTTGGCCGACATGGCCATTGCGCCCTTCGTGCGCCAATTCGCACACACCGATCCGGGCTGGTTTGCCGCGCAACCGTTGTCGGCCCTGCAGGCCTGGCTGATTGAGTTTGAGGCGTCGGCATTGTTCCTGCGCGCCATGCCCAAATTCGCGCCTTGGGAACCCGAGCAGGCCCCGGTGATCTTTCCCGATAACAATCTACTATCAATTAGATAG
- a CDS encoding rhodanese-related sulfurtransferase, producing MREFLTAAFYKFVDLPDFADLKAPLLACCEANEVKGLILLAQEGINSTIAGPEAGVRAVLATLRQDPRFADLQHKEAWSSKLPFYRMKLRLKKEIVTMGVPEVSPTKMAGTYVKPQDWNALISDPNVVVVDTRNDYEVGIGTFTGALNPDIQSFAQLPDWVAGNDALNPASGQKPKVAMFCTGGIRCEKSTALLRAQGYDEVFHLEGGILKYLETVPEAESLWEGQCFVFDERVSVGHGLVPGPHGLCRACRHPLNDTDMASPLFEAGVSCPKCHATTFETQKNSARERQRQWELAKARGDQPPIGQTLPRAA from the coding sequence ATGCGTGAATTTTTGACCGCCGCGTTTTACAAGTTTGTTGACTTGCCCGACTTCGCTGACCTGAAGGCGCCACTCTTGGCCTGCTGCGAGGCCAATGAGGTGAAGGGGTTGATTTTGCTGGCGCAGGAAGGCATCAACAGCACCATTGCCGGACCCGAAGCGGGTGTTCGGGCCGTTTTGGCTACATTGCGACAAGACCCCCGGTTCGCTGATTTGCAGCACAAAGAGGCCTGGTCAAGCAAGTTACCGTTTTACCGGATGAAGCTTCGACTGAAGAAAGAAATCGTCACCATGGGCGTCCCTGAGGTCAGCCCAACGAAGATGGCTGGCACCTACGTGAAGCCACAAGACTGGAACGCCTTGATTAGCGACCCCAACGTGGTTGTGGTTGACACACGCAATGACTACGAGGTTGGCATTGGCACCTTCACTGGCGCCTTGAACCCCGACATTCAGAGCTTTGCGCAGCTCCCCGACTGGGTTGCCGGCAATGATGCGTTGAACCCGGCCTCAGGTCAAAAGCCCAAGGTGGCGATGTTCTGCACCGGTGGCATCCGCTGCGAAAAATCAACAGCGCTGTTGCGCGCGCAAGGCTACGACGAGGTCTTCCACCTGGAAGGCGGCATTCTTAAATACCTGGAAACCGTTCCCGAGGCAGAGAGCCTTTGGGAGGGGCAATGTTTTGTGTTTGACGAGCGTGTCTCGGTGGGCCACGGGTTGGTGCCCGGCCCCCACGGGCTGTGCCGCGCCTGTCGGCATCCGCTGAATGACACTGACATGGCCTCACCCTTGTTTGAGGCTGGCGTCAGCTGCCCCAAATGCCATGCGACCACGTTTGAAACCCAAAAGAACAGCGCGCGCGAACGCCAACGCCAATGGGAACTGGCCAAGGCCCGAGGCGATCAACCGCCGATTGGGCAAACCCTGCCTCGCGCCGCATGA
- a CDS encoding MBL fold metallo-hydrolase RNA specificity domain-containing protein: MSVNITFLGGTGTVTGSKYLVQHDGKNLLVDCGLFQGYKVLRLRNRTPLPIAPVQIDAVLLTHAHLDHSGYLPLLVKDGFTGHVFATGGTRDLCRILLPDSGHIQEEDAAFANRHGFSKHAPALPLYTRQDALDCLPQIKAMDFGKAITLMPGWRATFQPAGHILGAASILLEVAGRRILFSGDLGRPDDILMSPPQPAPLADTVLIESTYGNRTHPKEDVLAELGPALTKLAKRGGVAVIPVFAVGRAQALLHAIHLLKLGGDLPKSLPVFLDSPMAVHTTHLFDKHPGEHRLSAKETYALTHSAVMVNSTDESKALASRHGPMVILSASGMATGGRVLHHLAHYASNHRNMIVLTGFQAAGTRGAALAAGAASIRIHGRDVDIKAEVVQLQSASAHADGNQLLAWLRTMPEAPAQVYVVHGELEQSDALRKRIKHELGWRAVVPEHGSTWPT, encoded by the coding sequence ATGAGCGTCAACATCACGTTTTTGGGTGGCACCGGCACCGTCACCGGTTCCAAGTACCTGGTTCAGCACGATGGGAAAAATTTGTTGGTTGATTGCGGCCTGTTTCAAGGCTACAAGGTACTGAGGCTGCGCAACCGCACACCACTGCCCATCGCCCCCGTTCAGATTGATGCAGTGCTGTTGACTCATGCGCATCTGGATCACAGCGGTTATCTGCCTTTGCTGGTCAAAGACGGTTTTACCGGTCATGTGTTTGCCACCGGCGGCACACGCGATCTTTGTCGCATCTTGCTGCCCGACAGCGGCCACATCCAGGAAGAAGATGCAGCTTTTGCTAACCGGCACGGATTCTCCAAGCATGCACCGGCACTGCCGCTCTACACCCGACAGGACGCTCTGGATTGCCTGCCTCAAATCAAAGCGATGGACTTCGGCAAGGCCATCACGCTGATGCCGGGTTGGCGCGCCACCTTTCAACCCGCCGGACACATATTGGGCGCTGCCAGTATCTTGTTAGAAGTCGCAGGACGACGGATTCTGTTTTCAGGCGACTTGGGGCGGCCCGATGACATCCTGATGAGCCCACCGCAGCCAGCGCCCCTTGCGGACACGGTCTTGATTGAATCCACTTATGGCAACCGGACGCATCCCAAGGAAGATGTGCTGGCAGAGCTGGGCCCCGCTCTCACAAAACTCGCCAAGCGTGGCGGTGTCGCCGTCATCCCTGTTTTTGCGGTGGGACGGGCCCAAGCGCTTCTGCACGCCATTCACCTTCTCAAACTTGGTGGAGATTTACCCAAGTCATTGCCGGTATTTCTGGACAGCCCCATGGCGGTGCACACCACCCACCTGTTCGACAAACACCCCGGAGAGCACCGTTTGAGTGCTAAAGAGACTTATGCGCTGACTCACTCCGCGGTGATGGTGAACAGCACCGACGAATCAAAGGCACTGGCGAGTCGTCACGGCCCCATGGTGATTCTCTCCGCCAGCGGCATGGCCACTGGCGGGCGGGTGTTGCACCATCTGGCGCACTACGCCAGCAACCACCGCAACATGATTGTGTTGACCGGTTTTCAGGCCGCCGGCACCCGGGGCGCGGCCCTGGCAGCCGGTGCGGCCAGTATTCGCATTCATGGACGAGATGTGGATATCAAGGCCGAGGTGGTTCAACTTCAATCAGCGTCGGCCCATGCGGACGGCAATCAGCTTTTGGCCTGGCTGCGCACCATGCCGGAGGCGCCGGCCCAGGTGTATGTGGTGCACGGGGAGTTGGAGCAATCCGACGCTCTTCGCAAACGGATCAAACATGAACTGGGTTGGCGGGCTGTGGTGCCTGAACACGGGTCCACTTGGCCAACCTGA